The Punica granatum isolate Tunisia-2019 chromosome 4, ASM765513v2, whole genome shotgun sequence genome has a window encoding:
- the LOC116203618 gene encoding receptor protein-tyrosine kinase CEPR2, with the protein MSVLSLGILPKMARFTLLCITVLILHSFLPVIASQAVETEALLEFKRLLKDPMNALESWKQGSGSPCRFLGITCDVSTGSVLEISLENTSLSGHISPSISKLSSLTSLSLAYNFITGKIPPLLANCSNLRFLNLTGNQMVGKIPDLSGLRSLQVLDLSANFYTGEFPQWVGSLTGLVSLVIGDNDYDEGEIPAGLGNLKNLTWLHLGDSHLKGEIPEEIFELSSLETLDLSINRISGSFPKSISKLQNLKKIEIFANNLTGEIPPELASLPFLQEIDISVNKLYGKLPAAIGNVENLTVFECYNNDFSGELPEGFGNLRHLKALSIYKNRFSGDFPANLGRFSPLESIDMSENQFSGEFPRFLCASRKLQFLLAIENNFSGSFPDSYSDCKSLGRLRLNQNHLSGNIPDGVWALPNAKMVDFANNQFTGGISPSIRNSTSLAQLVLQNNHFSGELPLEISQLRNLQRLYLNNNNFSGSIPSEIGNLGQLWSLHLEMNSISGSIPSELSGCSKLVDLNLAFNSLSGSIPSSISSMSSLNSLNVSGNKLMGPIPDSLRKLKLSSIDMSKNKLSGEIPSDLLAMGGEKAFLGNEGLCIDLSSKALVTDSQILICSTKQSQKNHVLLDKLVLFSIMISALFVLIAGLLFMSYQNFKHREGAVYDQENGDFIRKEKKSNEPIKWKLASFHRVEIDAEEICNLEEKNLIGSGGTGKVYRLELKKKSRENLTVAVKQLRKEDRVKVFLTEMETLGKIRHRNILKLYACLIKGSSSYLVLEYMSKGNLFQALHGQVKGKLPELNWYKRYQVALGAARGIAYLHHDCSPPIIHRDIKSTNILLDEDYEPKIADFGVAKVVGTASKGNENFSCFAGTHGYIAPELAYTLEVSEKTDVYSFGVVLLELISGRRPIEDEFGDGKDIVYWAVTHLKDPKSVLRVLDGKVVSESNRDNMIKVLKVAFLCTSKLPSLRPTMRDVVKMLMDAKPCTLRSAGNDPDENQKVLV; encoded by the exons ATGAGCGTTCTGTCCCTTGGCATTCTTCCCAAAATGGCCCGGTTCACGCTCTTGTGCATCACCGTTTTGATCTTGCACTCCTTTCTCCCGGTGATCGCCTCCCAGGCCGTCGAGACCGAAGCCCTGCTCGAGTTCAAGCGCCTCCTCAAGGACCCCATGAATGCCCTGGAGTCGTGGAAGCAGGGTTCGGGGTCTCCTTGCAGGTTCCTAGGAATCACCTGTGACGTGAGCACGGGGAGCGTTCTCGAGATTTCCCTGGAGAACACGTCCCTCTCGGGACATATATCCCCCTCCATTTCCAAGCTCAGTAGCTTGACTTCACTCTCCCTTGCCTATAACTTCATCACCGGGAAGATTCCTCCTCTGCTCGCCAACTGCAGCAACCTGCGCTTCCTGAACTTAACAGGGAATCAGATGGTTGGCAAAATTCCGGACCTATCAGGGCTCCGGAGCTTGCAAGTTCTCGATTTATCAGCAAATTTCTACACCGGAGAATTCCCCCAATGGGTCGGGAGTTTGACGGGGTTGGTGTCTCTGGTTATCGGGGATAATGACTACGACGAGGGAGAAATTCCGGCAGGCCTTGGAAATTTGAAGAATCTGACTTGGCTCCATCTGGGCGATTCCCATTTAAAGGGAGAGATTCCAGAGGAAATTTTTGAGTTGAGCTCGCTTGAGACATTGGACTTATCGATTAATAGGATCTCTGGGAGCTTCCCAAAGTCGATATCGAAGTTACAGAATCTTAAAAAGATCGAGATCTTCGCAAACAACTTGACTGGAGAAATCCCCCCTGAGCTTGCAAGCCTCCCATTTCTGCAGGAAATCGATATATCGGTAAATAAGTTATATGGAAAACTACCAGCAGCAATAGGAAATGTCGAGAACTTGACTGTTTTCGAGTGTTACAATAACGACTTCTCAGGAGAGCTCCCTGAAGGTTTCGGCAATTTGCGCCACCTTAAGGCACTGTCTATTTATAAGAACAGGTTTTCTGGTGATTTTCCGGCAAACCTCGGGCGGTTCTCTCCGTTAGAGAGCATCGACATGTCAGAGAACCAATTTTCTGGTGAATTCCCTAGGTTTCTGTGCGCGAGCAGGAAGCTGCAATTCTTGCTTGCCATAGAGAACAATTTCTCTGGCAGTTTTCCCGATTCTTATTCCGACTGCAAATCACTGGGGAGGCTACGACTGAACCAGAACCACTTGTCCGGTAATATTCCAGATGGTGTTTGGGCCCTGCCGAATGCTAAAATGGTTGATTTCGCAAACAATCAGTTCACTGGAGGGATATCTCCGAGCATTCGTAACTCAACTAGCTTAGCCCAGTTGGTGTTGCAGAACAATCATTTTTCAGGGGAGCTGCCTTTGGAGATCTCACAGTTAAGGAACTTGCAGAGGCTCTACTTGAACAACAACAACTTCTCCGGCAGCATACCATCCGAGATTGGGAATCTGGGACAGCTCTGGTCTTTGCATTTGGAGATGAACTCAATCTCTGGATCAATTCCATCAGAGCTAAGCGGATGCTCAAAGTTGGTGGACCTCAACCTCGCCTTTAACTCTCTGAGCGGAAGCATCCCAAGTTCAATTTCAAGCATGAGCTCCTTGAACTCCTTGAATGTGTCAGGAAATAAATTGATGGGGCCAATCCCGGATAGCCTGAGGAAGCTGAAGTTGAGTTCAATTGATATGTCAAAGAACAAACTTTCAGGGGAAATTCCATCTGATCTATTGGCAATGGGCGGAGAAAAGGCATTTCTCGGGAACGAGGGACTCTGCATAGACCTGAGCTCAAAAGCCCTTGTGACCGATTCACAGATCCTGATCTGTAGCACCAAGCAATCTCAGAAAAATCATGTTCTGTTAGATAAGCTTGTGCTTTTCAGCATCATGATATCAGCGTTATTCGTGCTTATAGCCGGTTTGTTGTTCATGAGCTATCAGAATTTCAAGCACAGAGAGGGTGCTGTCTACGATCAAGAGAATGGTGATTTCATCaggaaagagaagaaatcaAATGAACCGATCAAATGGAAACTTGCATCCTTTCATCGGGTGGAAATTGATGCCGAGGAAATATGCAACTTGGAAGAGAAGAATTTGATTGGGAGTGGAGGGACAGGGAAAGTGTACCGCCTTgagttgaagaaaaagagtagGGAAAATCTCACGGTAGCCGTGAAGCAGCTGAGGAAGGAAGACAGGGTCAAGGTTTTTCTCACGGAAATGGAGACTTTGGGGAAAATCCGGCACCGGAACATTCTCAAGCTCTATGCCTGTCTGATCAAGGGAAGTTCAAGTTACTTGGTGTTGGAGTACATGTCAAAAGGGAACCTGTTTCAGGCACTTCATGGACAAGTCAAGGGGAAGCTGCCTGAGCTTAATTGGTACAAGAGATACCAGGTTGCGCTTGGGGCCGCCAGGGGGATAGCTTATCTGCACCATGACTGCTCGCCACCAATAATTCACCGAGACATAAAGTCGACCAACATTTTGCTTGACGAAGACTATGAGCCAAAGATTGCAGATTTCGGAGTCGCCAAGGTTGTGGGGACGGCTTCAAAGGGGAACGAGAACTTCAGCTGTTTTGCTGGGACACACGGTTATATAGCTCCCG AGCTTGCTTACACTCTCGAGGTCAGTGAGAAGACCGACGTGTACAGTTTTGGAGTCGTGCTGCTGGAATTAATCAGCGGGAGGAGGCCGATTGAGGACGAGTTCGGGGACGGAAAGGACATTGTCTACTGGGCTGTCACTCATCTCAAAGACCCCAAGAGCGTCCTCAGGGTCCTCGATGGTAAAGTGGTGTCTGAATCAAACAGGGACAACATGATCAAGGTTTTAAAAGTAGCGTTCCTCTGCACCTCCAAGCTACCATCTCTCAGGCCCACCATGAGAGACGTGGTGAAGATGCTCATGGATGCCAAGCCATGCACTCTCAGGTCTGCAGGTAATGATCCGGACGAGAATCAGAAGGTTTTGGTCTGA
- the LOC116203619 gene encoding adenylate kinase 2, chloroplastic isoform X2 → MACSAHVPVVAQPKLQPHSPSPFKSLSRPPLFVHSQLPHLWDNPRAASLRLRAPHASRSRRVVALAKPEPLRVMISGAPASGKGTQCELITEKMVKERLLQPDSLENGWLLDGYPRSSSQGIALREYGIQPDLFILLEVPEEILVERVVGRRLDPVTGKIYHLKYSPPETEEIAARLTQRFDDTEEKVKLRLRTHHQNVEAVLSMYEDITIKVNGDASKWDVFKQIDNALTELIEQRKAIPGTLVA, encoded by the exons ATGGCTTGCTCCGCCCACGTGCCCGTTGTAGCACAGCCGAAGCTCCAGCCTCACTCCCCTTCTCCATTTAAGTCCCTCAGCAGGCCTCCCCTCTTTGTCCACTCGCAATTGCCCCACCTATGGGACAATCCTCGCGCCGCGTCCCTCCGCCTCCGCGCGCCGCATGCCTCCCGCTCGAGGCGCGTCGTGGCGTTGGCCAAGCCGGAACCTTTGAGGGTCATGATATCCGGCGCCCCTGCCTCCGGGAAGGGCACCCAGTGTGAGCTCATCACCGAGAAA atGGTGAAGGAACGGTTACTGCAGCCCGATTCCTTGGAAAATGGCTGGCTCTTGGATGGATATCCTCGGAGCTCATCTCAAGGTATTGCTCTTAGGGAATATGGGATCCAACCTGatcttttcattcttttgGAA GTTCCTGAAGAAATTCTGGTGGAAAGAGTTGTGGGACGAAGATTAGATCCTGTTACAGGGAAGATATACCACTTGAAGTATTCTCCTCCAGAGACTGAGGAAATCGCTGCAAGATTGACGCAGAGATTCGATGATACTGAAGAAAAG GTGAAATTGCGATTGCGGACTCATCATCAAAATGTAGAGGCTGTGCTTTCGATGTACGAGGACATCACAATTAAG GTGAATGGAGATGCTTCCAAATGGGATGTCTTTAAGCAAATCGACAATGCTCTCACAGAACTCATTGAGCAGAGGAAAGCCATTCCCGGAACTCTGGTGGCATAG
- the LOC116203619 gene encoding adenylate kinase, chloroplastic isoform X1 codes for MACSAHVPVVAQPKLQPHSPSPFKSLSRPPLFVHSQLPHLWDNPRAASLRLRAPHASRSRRVVALAKPEPLRVMISGAPASGKGTQCELITEKYGLVHIAAGDLLRAEVAAGTENGRRAKEFMEKGQLVPNEIVVMMVKERLLQPDSLENGWLLDGYPRSSSQGIALREYGIQPDLFILLEVPEEILVERVVGRRLDPVTGKIYHLKYSPPETEEIAARLTQRFDDTEEKVKLRLRTHHQNVEAVLSMYEDITIKVNGDASKWDVFKQIDNALTELIEQRKAIPGTLVA; via the exons ATGGCTTGCTCCGCCCACGTGCCCGTTGTAGCACAGCCGAAGCTCCAGCCTCACTCCCCTTCTCCATTTAAGTCCCTCAGCAGGCCTCCCCTCTTTGTCCACTCGCAATTGCCCCACCTATGGGACAATCCTCGCGCCGCGTCCCTCCGCCTCCGCGCGCCGCATGCCTCCCGCTCGAGGCGCGTCGTGGCGTTGGCCAAGCCGGAACCTTTGAGGGTCATGATATCCGGCGCCCCTGCCTCCGGGAAGGGCACCCAGTGTGAGCTCATCACCGAGAAA TATGGTTTGGTTCACATTGCCGCTGGGGATCTCCTGAGGGCAGAAGTGGCTGCTGGGACTGAAAATGGCAGACGGGCTAAGGAATTCATGGAGAAAGGACAGTTGGTACCCAATGAAATAGTTGTAATG atGGTGAAGGAACGGTTACTGCAGCCCGATTCCTTGGAAAATGGCTGGCTCTTGGATGGATATCCTCGGAGCTCATCTCAAGGTATTGCTCTTAGGGAATATGGGATCCAACCTGatcttttcattcttttgGAA GTTCCTGAAGAAATTCTGGTGGAAAGAGTTGTGGGACGAAGATTAGATCCTGTTACAGGGAAGATATACCACTTGAAGTATTCTCCTCCAGAGACTGAGGAAATCGCTGCAAGATTGACGCAGAGATTCGATGATACTGAAGAAAAG GTGAAATTGCGATTGCGGACTCATCATCAAAATGTAGAGGCTGTGCTTTCGATGTACGAGGACATCACAATTAAG GTGAATGGAGATGCTTCCAAATGGGATGTCTTTAAGCAAATCGACAATGCTCTCACAGAACTCATTGAGCAGAGGAAAGCCATTCCCGGAACTCTGGTGGCATAG
- the LOC116202693 gene encoding beta-amyrin 28-monooxygenase-like: MELFYLCALSLAILCTSLYTLFFLFPKNPRSNNNLPPGRNGLPVIGETLEYVMAARKGKPEGFISERMRKYSPDIFRTSLLGESLVVFCGASGNKFLFSGQNKYVTSWWPQSMSKALMFPSAANNRSSGEESTKFRSFLPEFLKPESLQHYIPIMDSMAREHLQKEWSPFEEVKVFPLSKKYTFALACRLFMSIDDPEEVEQFSRPFALVTEGLMSVPIDLPGTTFRRAIKAGKVIREELMKIIRRRKLEILASRSENREDGTSNKVSKDLLESMLLAQSYNDEKEMDMEIEMNIANKIVGFFIASHDTTSTAITFVVHYLSKFPDIYEEVFKEQIEIYKSKGGDKLLNWNDVQKMKYTWNVACEAMRLAPPAQGAFREAITDFTYAGFDIPKGQKTYWTANTTHKNPQYFPDPEKFDPSRFEGNGPTPYTFVPFGGGPRMCPGKEYARLEILVFIHNLVMRFRWESLFPNEKIAYNPSPIPEKGLPVRLKPHQEIKTYPD, from the exons ATGGAGCTATTCTACCTATGTGCACTCTCACTTGCAATCCTCTGCACCTCTCTTTAcaccctcttcttcctctttccaAAAAACCCGAGATCGAACAATAACCTTCCCCCAGGGCGAAATGGCTTGCCCGTGATCGGGGAGACCCTGGAGTACGTCATGGCTGCCAGGAAGGGGAAGCCAGAGGGTTTCATATCTGAACGGATGAGGAAGTACTCGCCGGATATCTTCCGGACCTCCCTTCTTGGGGAAAGCCTGGTGGTGTTCTGTGGCGCATCGGGCAACAAGTTCCTGTTCTCTGGTCAGAACAAGTACGTCACCTCATGGTGGCCACAGTCAATGAGCAAGGCACTCATGTTCCCTTCTGCTGCTAATAATAGGTCCAGCGGGGAAGAATCGACCAAGTTCCGGAGCTTCCTTCCTGAGTTTCTCAAGCCGGAGAGTCTGCAACACTATATCCCCATCATGGACTCTATGGCGAG GGAGCACTTGCAAAAGGAATGGTCACCATTCGAGGAAGTCAAGGTCTTCCCCCTGTCAAAGAAGTACACTTTTGCTCTTGCCTGTCGGCTATTCATGAGCATCGATGACCCTGAGGAGGTCGAGCAGTTCTCCCGGCCCTTCGCCCTGGTCACAGAGGGCCTCATGTCGGTGCCAATAGACTTGCCTGGCACAACCTTCCGCAGGGCCATCAAGGCTGGGAAGGTGATCCGGGAGGAGCTCATGAAGATCATAAGGCGAAGGAAGTTGGAGATCCTTGCCAGTCGCTCGGAGAACAGAGAGGATGGCACTAGCAATAAGGTTAGCAAGGACTTGTTGGAGAGCATGCTGCTGGCCCAAAGTTACAACGATGAGAAAGAGATGGACATGGAGATTGAGATGAACATAGCCAATAAGATTGTTGGCTTCTTCATAGCTAGCCACGACACTACTAGTACGGCCATCACCTTCGTCGTGCATTATCTCTCaaaattccccgacatatacgAAGAGGTCTTCAAAG AGCAAATCGAGATTTACAAGTCCAAGGGAGGAGACAAGCTGTTGAACTGGAATGACGTACAGAAGATGAAGTACACCTGGAACGTGGCGTGCGAGGCGATGAGGCTGGCACCCCCCGCCCAGGGCGCCTTCCGAGAGGCCATCACGGACTTCACTTATGCTGGGTTCGACATCCCTAAGGGACAGAAG ACATATTGGACAGCGAACACAACACACAAGAATCCCCAGTACTTCCCGGACCCAGAGAAGTTCGACCCATCAAGATTTGAAGGAAATGGACCCACACCATACACCTTCGTGCCGTTTGGTGGCGGGCCTCGGATGTGCCCGGGGAAGGAATATGCGCGGCTCGAGATTTTAGTCTTCATCCATAATCTGGTGATGAGATTCAGATGGGAGAGCCTCTTCCCTAATGAGAAGATAGCTTATAATCCATCTCCCATCCCTGAGAAGGGCCTCCCAGTCCGCCTCAAGCCTCATCAGGAAATCAAAACATACCCGGATTGA